From one Natronorubrum sediminis genomic stretch:
- a CDS encoding secretion system protein: MSSLDTLVVHLSALYPYEVDAGEELAESLSFIESPHDAETIVRAGYGGGILGAVIPLPLLLTETPLSFVLFFVLVTPLAAIHSIHSLPHLQAAFRRTEALGDTPNLVGRAVLRMQVQPALESAVRFAADTGRGPLAASLNGHIDRSMGTAQTGLLSFAEEWATWFPALRRSAHLLATAQDAPDGERIRTLDRALSAVLTGTRNQMADFTAAIRGPTTALFAFGIMVPLALIALVPAVPMVGIPVNIWIFVLLYNVVLPACLVAASLWLLTRRPVAFPPPNVSHDHPDVPDRLWIRGLWGVLATGVGYAITASFGPPHLAPVIGVGLGLGTALFAIFTPILAVRNDVRAVEAHLTDALYIVGRQVAEGESVESAIELAAERVPAETGAVFEHAAGVQRRLHASVEAAFLGEYGALKAVPSPRAHGTAALLAIAAEEGKPAGRAIVSMADHLEELDEVEAKTKRSLKQVTETLDNTAAYFGPLVAGATVAMAEMIADENVMDTTDLDAAAFPAESLAIVVGVYLIALCVILLPLSIALRYGMDRALFGYHVGRALIASMIIYGLSVSVLESVLVF; this comes from the coding sequence ATGTCGTCGCTCGACACACTCGTGGTGCACCTTTCCGCGCTCTACCCCTACGAGGTCGATGCGGGCGAGGAACTCGCCGAGTCACTTTCGTTTATCGAGTCGCCCCACGACGCCGAGACGATCGTTCGGGCGGGGTACGGCGGCGGAATTCTCGGTGCGGTGATTCCACTCCCGCTACTGTTGACGGAGACGCCACTCTCGTTCGTCTTGTTCTTCGTGTTGGTGACTCCGCTTGCAGCAATTCACTCGATTCACTCGCTGCCACACCTGCAGGCGGCGTTTCGCCGAACGGAGGCTCTCGGCGACACGCCGAATCTCGTCGGTCGCGCCGTGTTACGCATGCAAGTCCAGCCGGCCCTCGAGAGCGCCGTTCGGTTCGCGGCCGATACTGGCCGCGGTCCGCTCGCGGCAAGTCTCAACGGCCACATCGACCGATCGATGGGGACCGCACAGACCGGGCTCCTCTCGTTCGCCGAGGAGTGGGCGACGTGGTTTCCCGCATTGCGACGCTCTGCACACCTGCTCGCGACGGCCCAGGACGCTCCTGATGGGGAACGAATTCGGACGCTCGACCGGGCACTGTCGGCCGTCCTGACCGGCACGCGAAATCAGATGGCGGACTTCACGGCAGCGATTCGCGGGCCGACGACGGCACTGTTCGCGTTCGGCATCATGGTTCCACTCGCACTGATCGCGCTCGTGCCTGCCGTTCCGATGGTCGGCATTCCGGTCAACATCTGGATCTTCGTCCTGTTGTACAACGTCGTTCTCCCGGCGTGTCTCGTCGCTGCGAGCCTCTGGTTGCTCACCCGTCGCCCGGTCGCCTTTCCGCCACCGAACGTCAGCCACGACCATCCCGACGTTCCCGACCGGCTCTGGATTCGCGGCTTATGGGGCGTACTCGCAACGGGAGTTGGCTATGCGATCACGGCTTCGTTCGGACCGCCCCATCTGGCACCGGTCATCGGTGTCGGCCTCGGTCTGGGGACGGCTCTCTTCGCGATATTCACGCCCATTCTCGCGGTTCGAAACGACGTCCGGGCCGTCGAAGCACACCTCACCGACGCCCTCTACATCGTCGGTCGACAGGTCGCCGAGGGCGAGTCCGTCGAGTCAGCCATCGAACTCGCCGCCGAGCGGGTCCCAGCCGAAACTGGCGCGGTCTTCGAACACGCGGCCGGGGTTCAGCGTCGCCTCCACGCAAGCGTCGAAGCGGCTTTCCTCGGCGAATACGGCGCGCTGAAAGCCGTACCGAGCCCTCGAGCCCACGGGACTGCTGCGTTGCTCGCAATCGCCGCCGAGGAAGGTAAACCGGCGGGAAGAGCCATCGTTTCGATGGCTGACCATCTCGAGGAACTCGACGAGGTCGAAGCCAAGACCAAACGGAGCCTCAAACAGGTGACGGAGACCCTCGACAACACGGCGGCGTACTTCGGGCCGCTCGTCGCCGGCGCAACGGTCGCGATGGCCGAGATGATTGCCGACGAGAACGTGATGGACACGACGGATCTCGACGCCGCTGCGTTCCCCGCCGAATCGCTCGCGATCGTCGTCGGTGTCTACCTGATCGCGCTCTGCGTGATCCTCCTCCCGCTTTCGATCGCGCTCCGATACGGGATGGACCGCGCGCTCTTTGGCTATCACGTCGGCCGGGCGCTCATCGCGTCGATGATCATCTACGGCCTCTCCGTCTCGGTTCTCGAGTCCGTGCTGGTGTTTTGA
- a CDS encoding DUF7125 family protein: MIAIAGAKGGCGKTVTTLGLTEAFAREGTPAIAIDADRQLPNVHVAGGVDREPTLAMISTDTGSSDRTGDADGVDLRSIAQVSPRTTSAGIVPAPAPTDSLDLESVLGSLESETGQLLVDCPSGAGPDVVEPLSAADGVVVVTTDGDRSLKAAKTTVAMARRLGVRVLGVVVNRCSSVPPAIESWVDVPVLGVVPEAKSPLTDEATTSAYADVVETLRTRHVTDQTAVAYDDDRLSTGIVPLDRHLGGGLAPGSVLAVTAEPASQSEHLVYEATAPRGTLYLTTDRSADNVRRALETTTVDTGTPTIRRVTGDDRLEDATAFIEKLPTGATLVVDVMGPLERHDREAYVSFLNDLKDRLVETESIALLHCLEGAVSPEHRTATIHAADAVVAVESAPSVRESASGRELTIRKCRHERVSSAPIDLEGTDARANLHESTSASTTTRDAETPDQ; this comes from the coding sequence ATGATCGCCATCGCCGGTGCGAAAGGTGGATGTGGAAAGACAGTAACGACACTCGGACTCACGGAGGCGTTCGCTCGAGAAGGCACGCCAGCTATCGCGATCGACGCTGACAGACAGCTCCCGAACGTACACGTTGCAGGCGGTGTCGACCGCGAACCGACACTCGCAATGATCTCGACTGACACTGGAAGTAGCGACCGAACAGGTGACGCTGACGGCGTCGATCTTCGATCGATCGCGCAGGTGAGTCCGCGAACCACGAGCGCCGGCATCGTTCCGGCTCCGGCCCCCACCGACTCACTCGACCTCGAGTCCGTACTGGGGAGTCTCGAGAGCGAAACCGGTCAGCTACTCGTGGACTGTCCGTCCGGTGCGGGGCCGGACGTGGTGGAACCGCTCTCGGCTGCCGACGGCGTCGTCGTCGTCACGACTGACGGGGATCGAAGTCTGAAGGCTGCCAAAACGACGGTCGCGATGGCTCGTCGACTCGGCGTGCGCGTCCTCGGCGTCGTGGTGAACAGGTGCTCGAGCGTTCCACCGGCGATCGAGTCGTGGGTCGACGTACCGGTCCTCGGTGTGGTTCCGGAGGCGAAGTCGCCGCTGACGGACGAGGCGACGACGAGTGCCTACGCGGACGTCGTCGAAACGCTGCGGACGCGACACGTGACCGATCAAACGGCGGTTGCGTACGACGACGACCGATTGTCGACGGGGATTGTGCCACTCGACCGCCATCTCGGCGGTGGCCTCGCTCCGGGGTCCGTCCTCGCGGTGACGGCCGAGCCTGCCAGCCAGTCCGAACACCTGGTCTACGAGGCCACGGCTCCTCGCGGAACGCTGTATCTGACGACCGACCGATCGGCCGACAACGTCCGGCGGGCCCTCGAGACGACCACCGTCGACACTGGAACCCCAACGATCCGCCGCGTCACTGGCGACGACCGACTCGAGGATGCGACGGCCTTCATCGAGAAGTTACCAACGGGTGCGACCCTCGTCGTCGACGTGATGGGCCCACTGGAACGCCACGATCGAGAAGCGTACGTCTCGTTCTTGAACGATCTGAAGGATCGACTGGTCGAAACCGAGAGTATCGCGTTGTTGCACTGTCTCGAGGGCGCTGTCAGTCCCGAGCACAGAACCGCGACGATTCACGCGGCCGACGCAGTCGTCGCCGTCGAGTCGGCACCATCGGTCCGCGAGTCGGCGAGCGGACGCGAACTCACGATTCGGAAGTGTCGGCACGAACGAGTGAGTTCTGCGCCGATCGACCTCGAGGGAACGGACGCTCGCGCGAATCTCCACGAATCGACGTCAGCGTCGACGACCACTCGGGACGCGGAGACTCCGGATCAGTAA
- a CDS encoding MinD/ParA family ATP-binding protein, with protein sequence MIVAVTGGKGGVGKSTVSLNLARELDAVVVDADLSTADLPRGHGPDLHDVLAGRATPLEAVDSFGSVRVLPCGRTLAGARAANLAALEDVFGRLERSCGRVVVDCPAGLARDVGTQLHSVHAAVLVTTPTESALVDALRTRALARDLETPIAAVVLNRVRTPDDELATRVERRFGAKTTVIEERAAIDEAMAQWRPVRDWHPTSEGTAGFESLARAIERCEKRLSGRVGVL encoded by the coding sequence ATGATCGTCGCCGTCACCGGCGGGAAAGGTGGCGTCGGCAAATCGACCGTCTCGTTGAACCTCGCTCGAGAACTCGACGCCGTCGTCGTCGACGCCGACCTCTCGACGGCGGACCTCCCTCGCGGGCACGGCCCCGACCTCCACGACGTGCTCGCGGGGCGGGCAACCCCGCTCGAGGCCGTCGACTCGTTTGGCTCGGTTCGCGTCCTGCCCTGTGGGCGAACGCTCGCCGGTGCTCGCGCGGCGAACCTCGCTGCGCTCGAGGACGTATTCGGGCGACTCGAGCGATCATGTGGCCGCGTCGTCGTCGATTGCCCGGCGGGGCTGGCACGCGACGTCGGAACCCAGTTACACAGTGTACACGCCGCGGTCCTCGTCACGACGCCGACCGAATCCGCACTCGTCGATGCGCTCAGAACGCGAGCACTCGCGCGCGACCTCGAGACCCCAATTGCGGCGGTCGTTCTCAATCGCGTCAGAACGCCAGACGACGAACTCGCGACTCGAGTCGAACGAAGGTTCGGGGCGAAAACGACGGTAATCGAGGAACGAGCGGCGATCGACGAGGCGATGGCCCAGTGGCGACCAGTACGTGACTGGCACCCTACCAGTGAGGGAACCGCCGGCTTCGAATCGCTCGCGCGAGCGATCGAACGCTGTGAAAAGCGCCTCTCGGGTCGCGTCGGCGTCCTGTAA
- a CDS encoding DUF7857 domain-containing protein, with protein sequence MVTLDYDVTRRDGVTFVTALVRNTQTTPQTVRLESRLEGPVWPPRRDGITTPEWDGKTWNGTIKPGRTRGIGFASPAQPTEPPLERCDERRCRRSGNESATPAETLATLEGWAPPTDVLPPAP encoded by the coding sequence ATGGTCACACTCGACTACGACGTGACGCGCCGAGATGGCGTCACGTTCGTGACGGCGCTCGTTCGAAACACGCAGACGACGCCCCAGACGGTCCGTCTCGAGAGTCGACTCGAGGGACCGGTCTGGCCGCCACGACGCGACGGCATCACCACACCCGAGTGGGACGGGAAGACGTGGAACGGAACGATCAAACCGGGACGCACTCGAGGAATCGGATTCGCAAGTCCAGCCCAGCCGACGGAGCCACCACTCGAACGCTGCGACGAACGTCGGTGTCGACGTTCCGGCAACGAAAGTGCGACACCAGCGGAAACGCTCGCCACACTCGAGGGGTGGGCGCCACCGACCGACGTGTTGCCACCGGCGCCATGA
- a CDS encoding type II glyceraldehyde-3-phosphate dehydrogenase has product MIQVAINGYGTIGKRVADAVRAQPDMDVLGVAKTRPNFEAETALEKDFDLYAAIEERADQFAEAGLEIAGPVEDLVDAADIVVDATPSGIGAENKALYEEYDTPALYQGGEDADLVDTSFNARSNFADAVGADHVRVVSCNTTGLSRVIAPLREAYGVEKVRATLVRRGGDPGQTDRGPINDILPNPVTIPSHHGPDVETIFDDLDIDTLGMKVPATLMHMHSLNVTLEAEVDAADVRELLAEESRLFLIPETMAIDGSGKLKEYAMDVGRPRADIWENCIWEESISTVGRDLYLFQGIHQESDVVPENVDAIRAVLGEADAEESIELTNETMGVGL; this is encoded by the coding sequence ATGATTCAGGTCGCCATCAACGGCTACGGCACGATCGGCAAACGCGTCGCGGACGCCGTTCGAGCACAACCAGACATGGACGTTCTCGGCGTTGCCAAGACGCGACCCAACTTCGAGGCCGAGACGGCACTCGAGAAGGACTTCGACCTCTACGCAGCCATCGAAGAACGCGCCGACCAGTTCGCCGAAGCCGGACTCGAGATCGCGGGCCCCGTCGAGGACCTCGTCGACGCAGCCGATATCGTCGTCGACGCTACGCCCTCCGGAATCGGTGCCGAGAACAAGGCCCTCTACGAGGAGTACGACACGCCCGCACTCTACCAGGGTGGCGAGGACGCCGACCTCGTCGACACGAGTTTCAACGCACGATCGAACTTCGCGGACGCCGTCGGTGCCGACCACGTCCGCGTCGTCTCTTGTAACACGACCGGCCTCTCCCGTGTGATCGCGCCCCTTCGCGAAGCCTACGGTGTCGAGAAGGTCCGGGCGACGCTCGTCCGCCGCGGTGGCGATCCCGGACAGACCGATCGCGGCCCGATCAACGACATTCTGCCGAATCCGGTGACGATCCCCTCCCATCACGGTCCCGACGTGGAGACCATCTTCGATGACCTCGACATCGACACGCTCGGGATGAAAGTCCCCGCGACGCTGATGCACATGCACAGCCTCAACGTCACCCTCGAGGCCGAGGTCGACGCTGCAGACGTTCGCGAACTGCTGGCCGAGGAGTCGCGTCTGTTCTTGATCCCCGAGACGATGGCCATCGACGGCAGCGGGAAACTCAAGGAGTACGCGATGGACGTCGGTCGCCCGCGCGCCGACATCTGGGAGAACTGCATCTGGGAGGAATCCATCTCGACCGTCGGGCGCGACCTCTACCTCTTCCAAGGGATCCACCAGGAGAGCGACGTCGTCCCCGAGAACGTCGACGCGATCCGTGCGGTCCTTGGCGAAGCCGACGCCGAAGAGAGCATCGAGTTGACCAACGAAACGATGGGTGTCGGGCTGTAA
- a CDS encoding Hsp20/alpha crystallin family protein, translating to MRRDDRDEPFDDLFREIERMMNEMMNGADGNVDFASSGDVDNGFGMDTHVDIHETDEEIRVIADLPGVEKHNIDLECDGKSLTISASSDHREYDERVSLPQRVNEHSAAATYNNGVLEVVFDLAEQSSGISLE from the coding sequence ATGCGCCGAGACGACCGCGACGAACCCTTCGATGATCTGTTTCGCGAGATCGAGCGGATGATGAACGAGATGATGAACGGTGCAGATGGGAACGTCGATTTCGCCTCCTCGGGTGACGTCGACAACGGCTTCGGCATGGACACGCACGTCGACATCCACGAAACCGACGAGGAGATCCGCGTCATCGCAGACCTTCCCGGCGTCGAGAAACACAACATCGACCTCGAGTGTGATGGCAAGTCACTGACCATCTCCGCCTCGAGCGACCACCGTGAGTACGACGAACGCGTCTCGCTCCCACAGCGCGTCAACGAACACTCCGCCGCCGCGACCTACAACAACGGCGTCCTCGAGGTCGTCTTCGATCTCGCAGAACAGTCGTCCGGAATCAGTCTCGAATAA
- a CDS encoding ATP-grasp domain-containing protein, whose product MIDLAVANDQETFQRMREPLAERGIQVHHVPASERVVSLGENAPWSGEEYDVGFVYPGRLMEGGVADALLEVPWLNDHETVLTSRNKAEVLARLERADLPVPKSVYVSNEVGAEELTDAFERFEPPVVVKPNSTTRGVGVAKAHDLDSFLGICDYLSLVHDYRATGDRSFLVQEYLPDATDYRVMVLEGEYVGAVERRLPEDAVSEGQWKHNVHRGAVATGVDLPHVWRDLAESVARELEIPFLGVDLLETGEKLVVNETNARPTIDEETKYEPDFYDRLAAAIRNAADRN is encoded by the coding sequence ATGATCGATCTCGCGGTCGCCAACGATCAGGAGACATTCCAACGGATGCGCGAGCCGTTGGCCGAACGGGGAATACAAGTTCACCACGTGCCCGCGAGTGAACGCGTCGTTTCGCTGGGAGAGAACGCGCCGTGGTCGGGCGAGGAGTACGACGTCGGCTTCGTCTACCCCGGTCGACTGATGGAAGGGGGAGTCGCAGACGCCTTGCTCGAGGTGCCGTGGCTCAACGATCACGAAACGGTCCTCACCTCGCGGAACAAAGCCGAGGTGCTCGCGCGCCTCGAGCGAGCCGATCTGCCGGTGCCGAAGTCGGTCTACGTCTCGAACGAGGTCGGAGCGGAGGAACTAACCGACGCGTTCGAACGGTTCGAGCCACCGGTCGTCGTCAAACCGAACTCGACGACGCGAGGCGTCGGCGTCGCGAAAGCTCACGACCTCGATTCGTTTCTTGGCATCTGTGATTACCTCTCGCTGGTCCACGATTACCGCGCGACGGGTGATCGGTCCTTCCTCGTTCAGGAGTACCTCCCCGACGCGACCGACTATCGGGTGATGGTCCTCGAGGGCGAGTACGTGGGTGCCGTCGAACGGCGACTCCCTGAGGACGCCGTTTCGGAGGGCCAGTGGAAGCACAACGTCCACCGCGGTGCAGTGGCTACCGGCGTCGACCTGCCCCACGTCTGGCGAGACCTCGCCGAATCCGTCGCGAGGGAACTCGAGATTCCCTTCCTCGGGGTCGATTTGCTCGAGACGGGCGAGAAACTGGTGGTCAACGAGACGAACGCGCGGCCGACGATCGACGAGGAGACGAAGTACGAACCGGACTTCTACGATCGACTCGCAGCGGCGATTCGAAACGCTGCCGATCGGAACTGA
- a CDS encoding bile acid:sodium symporter family protein yields the protein MVAVPVDAIVDVATTVFVLSTMLAMGFELAPAQLVNALRKRRLLAKSLLVNLALVPLAAYAIVWIIPMSTGHAIGILLIAMAPGAPFGPKIAEISESDIAFASGLMAVLGILSVVSVPITAALLIPGDAAADPVGIAQLVIAVQLVPLVVGLAIDIRYESVSGRLYPPTQRLSDYSFAFLLVLLVVVYIDDMLSLVGTGTLLASSLIVVVALLAGYVLGGPTRDTREVLATTTAARNAALALFIATTSFSDPNVLTMVLAFSFIGVLVPVFVAGAWRRRPR from the coding sequence ATGGTAGCGGTCCCCGTCGATGCGATTGTGGATGTCGCGACGACCGTTTTCGTTCTGTCGACGATGCTCGCGATGGGGTTCGAACTCGCGCCCGCTCAGTTAGTGAACGCGCTCAGGAAGCGACGGCTTCTGGCGAAGTCGCTGTTGGTAAATCTCGCCCTCGTCCCACTGGCTGCGTACGCTATCGTTTGGATCATCCCGATGAGTACGGGACATGCGATCGGTATCCTGCTAATAGCCATGGCACCGGGCGCTCCCTTCGGGCCGAAGATCGCGGAGATCTCCGAGAGTGATATCGCGTTTGCAAGCGGGCTCATGGCCGTGTTAGGAATACTCTCCGTCGTCTCGGTTCCGATAACGGCCGCGCTGCTCATCCCCGGCGACGCCGCAGCCGACCCCGTCGGGATCGCTCAGTTAGTTATCGCCGTCCAACTCGTTCCGCTGGTCGTCGGACTCGCCATCGACATCCGGTACGAATCCGTTTCCGGCCGCCTGTATCCACCGACTCAGCGACTTTCTGATTATTCGTTCGCTTTCTTGCTCGTCTTGTTGGTGGTCGTCTACATCGACGACATGCTCAGTCTCGTCGGCACCGGGACGCTATTGGCCTCGAGTCTGATCGTCGTCGTCGCACTCCTGGCCGGGTACGTCCTCGGCGGACCGACTCGCGATACACGTGAAGTGCTGGCGACGACGACCGCCGCTCGAAATGCGGCACTCGCGTTGTTCATCGCGACGACGAGCTTTTCGGACCCGAACGTCCTCACGATGGTTCTCGCCTTCTCCTTTATCGGCGTCCTCGTTCCCGTGTTCGTCGCTGGCGCGTGGCGACGCCGTCCTCGATAG
- a CDS encoding 50S ribosomal protein L16 — protein sequence MSDKPASMYREISKPAYTRREYITGIPGSKIAQHKMGDVRADPEEYPVQISLVTEEEVQIRHGSLEASRLSANRHMLKNAGEHNYKMILRKFPHHVIRENKQATGAGADRVSDGMRQSFGKIVGTAARIDAGERIFTIWCDVDDAEFAKDALRRAYNKISPPCRVVVEKGEEQLIA from the coding sequence ATGTCCGACAAACCCGCCTCAATGTATCGGGAAATCAGTAAGCCGGCGTACACCCGCCGGGAGTACATTACTGGGATCCCTGGTTCGAAGATCGCACAGCACAAGATGGGCGACGTCCGTGCCGACCCGGAAGAATATCCGGTCCAGATCAGCCTCGTCACCGAGGAAGAAGTCCAGATTCGCCACGGCAGCCTCGAGGCCTCGCGTCTCTCGGCTAACCGTCACATGCTGAAAAACGCCGGAGAGCACAACTACAAGATGATTCTCCGAAAGTTCCCCCACCACGTCATCCGTGAGAACAAGCAGGCGACGGGTGCGGGTGCAGACCGTGTTTCCGACGGGATGCGCCAGTCCTTCGGGAAGATCGTCGGCACCGCAGCACGAATCGACGCCGGCGAACGTATCTTCACGATCTGGTGTGACGTCGACGACGCCGAGTTCGCCAAGGACGCGCTCCGACGCGCCTACAACAAGATCTCGCCGCCGTGTCGCGTCGTCGTCGAGAAGGGCGAAGAGCAACTCATCGCGTAA
- a CDS encoding CBS domain-containing protein, with translation MMKSFRIGSLFGIPIRLDLTFLLVLPLFAYLIGAQIDPVVELLNLSMGAGIDSDALTAEWWLPYVVGLAAAIGLFAGVVLHELGHSLTAQRYGFPIDSITLWLFGGIAALSEMPEDWRKEFTIAIAGPIVSVLVGIGSYVLFILTPETFDSTRFVLGYLAVLNVALAIFNMIPAFPMDGGRILRALLARSQPYAKATQQAASIGKMFAIFMGLFGLLQFNIILIGVAFFVYIAASSEAQQVTMKAAFQDVTVGDIMTPVRDLHTVEPQTSVATLIQRMFTERHTGYPVIDTNGFDSGRLVGLVTLSDAREIKPVERDAYTVEEVMTSDLKTISPDSDAMTAIDQMREDNIGRLLVVENGDLVGLISRSDVMTAFDIVQKSGSVNPAGQPWMAD, from the coding sequence ATGATGAAGAGCTTCCGGATCGGCTCGCTGTTCGGGATCCCGATCAGGTTGGATCTGACGTTCTTACTGGTGTTGCCGCTGTTCGCCTACCTCATCGGTGCCCAGATCGACCCAGTGGTTGAACTTCTCAACTTGAGCATGGGTGCTGGTATCGACAGCGATGCCTTGACCGCCGAGTGGTGGCTGCCGTACGTCGTCGGCCTCGCTGCGGCGATCGGCCTGTTCGCCGGCGTCGTCTTACACGAACTCGGCCACTCGCTGACGGCCCAACGGTACGGTTTTCCGATCGACTCGATTACGCTCTGGCTGTTCGGTGGCATCGCCGCGCTCTCGGAGATGCCAGAAGACTGGCGAAAGGAGTTCACCATCGCCATCGCCGGACCGATCGTCTCCGTGCTTGTCGGCATCGGTTCCTACGTTCTCTTTATCCTCACGCCGGAAACGTTCGACAGCACGCGATTCGTTCTCGGCTATCTGGCCGTGTTGAACGTCGCGTTAGCCATTTTCAACATGATCCCGGCGTTTCCGATGGACGGCGGTCGCATCCTCCGGGCGTTACTCGCTCGCAGCCAACCCTACGCGAAGGCGACCCAGCAGGCGGCGTCCATCGGGAAGATGTTCGCGATTTTCATGGGGCTGTTCGGACTGCTCCAATTCAACATCATCCTCATCGGCGTCGCCTTCTTCGTCTACATCGCCGCCTCGAGTGAAGCCCAACAGGTGACGATGAAGGCTGCCTTCCAGGACGTGACCGTTGGCGACATCATGACGCCAGTTCGGGACCTGCACACGGTCGAACCGCAGACGTCGGTGGCGACGTTGATCCAGCGAATGTTCACCGAACGTCACACGGGCTATCCGGTCATCGACACGAACGGGTTCGACTCCGGCCGACTCGTGGGTCTCGTTACGCTGTCGGACGCCCGCGAGATCAAACCGGTCGAACGCGACGCCTACACGGTCGAGGAAGTGATGACGAGCGATCTCAAGACGATTTCTCCCGACTCCGACGCGATGACGGCGATCGACCAGATGCGCGAGGACAACATCGGCCGCCTACTCGTCGTCGAAAACGGCGACCTCGTCGGTCTCATCTCGAGGTCTGACGTGATGACGGCCTTCGATATCGTCCAGAAGAGCGGTTCGGTCAACCCGGCGGGCCAGCCGTGGATGGCAGACTGA
- a CDS encoding ABC transporter ATP-binding protein: MPPAIETADLVKEYGDLRALQELSLTVEEGEFFGLLGPNGAGKTTFINTLVGLVRKTGGEARVFGYDVETEYQQARDAIGVAPQEFNVDRFFPIKEVLQHKAGYHGIPEEEAAERADEVLKRVGIYDKRNERFDWLSGGMKRRLLLARALVTDPDLLILDEPTAGVDVQLRHDLWDLVTELNEEGTTILLTTHYIEEAERLCDRVAIMNEGRKVTVATPDDLKTRGTDTISVRLESSITSSAAADLESELAAYAHGVEPSPAGDGLDVRVDDGGSSAPRLLNDLEARGYEIADLEISRTSLEEIFVDLTRSEDRTVTRSSASDAEDAVDDVDNENDETEAMEADTGDETAEPSEPEQGGVV; encoded by the coding sequence ATGCCACCGGCAATCGAGACCGCCGATCTCGTGAAGGAATACGGCGATCTGCGGGCTCTACAGGAACTGTCGTTGACCGTCGAGGAGGGGGAATTCTTCGGGCTGCTCGGACCGAACGGCGCCGGGAAGACGACGTTCATCAACACGCTGGTCGGGTTGGTTCGAAAGACCGGCGGCGAGGCGCGCGTCTTCGGCTACGACGTCGAAACCGAGTACCAGCAGGCTCGAGACGCGATCGGAGTGGCTCCCCAGGAGTTCAACGTCGACCGATTCTTCCCCATCAAGGAGGTCCTCCAGCACAAAGCCGGCTACCACGGGATTCCCGAGGAGGAGGCCGCCGAGCGAGCCGACGAGGTGCTCAAACGCGTGGGGATCTACGACAAGCGAAACGAGCGCTTCGACTGGCTTTCGGGCGGGATGAAACGCCGCCTGCTGCTCGCTCGCGCGCTCGTCACCGATCCCGACCTCCTGATCCTGGACGAACCGACGGCCGGTGTCGACGTCCAGTTGCGCCACGACCTCTGGGATCTCGTCACCGAACTCAACGAAGAGGGAACGACCATCCTCTTGACGACCCACTACATCGAGGAAGCCGAACGCCTCTGTGACCGCGTCGCGATCATGAACGAGGGCCGGAAGGTAACCGTCGCGACGCCGGACGACCTGAAAACGCGCGGAACGGATACGATCTCGGTTCGTCTCGAGTCCTCTATCACCTCGTCCGCGGCGGCCGATCTCGAGTCCGAACTCGCGGCCTACGCACACGGCGTCGAGCCCTCCCCAGCCGGTGACGGTCTCGACGTTCGCGTCGACGACGGCGGTTCGAGCGCGCCGCGACTCTTGAACGATCTCGAGGCGCGAGGGTACGAAATCGCCGATCTCGAGATCTCGCGAACGTCGCTCGAGGAGATTTTCGTCGACCTGACCCGAAGCGAGGATCGGACCGTCACGCGCTCGTCGGCGTCGGACGCCGAAGACGCCGTAGACGATGTGGACAACGAAAACGACGAAACCGAAGCGATGGAAGCGGACACAGGGGATGAAACCGCAGAACCGAGCGAGCCAGAGCAAGGAGGTGTCGTCTGA